From Nicotiana tabacum cultivar K326 chromosome 22, ASM71507v2, whole genome shotgun sequence, one genomic window encodes:
- the LOC107783426 gene encoding putative inactive patatin-like protein 9: protein MEFSKMTLEIFSKLEQKWLYHYEGKKTRILSIDGGGTAGIVSGAALIHLENQICAKTGDPHVRIPDFFDIIAGTGVGAIFAAMLVVDGGDGRPLFTAKDAVKFVTDNQSRLFKVKNVGVFRRKRRFSGKSMDKVLKEVFRREDGKVLTLRDTCKPLLVPCFDLNSSAPFVFSRADAIESLSFDFQLSKVCRATSANPSMFKPFNLKSVDGKTSCLAVDGGLVMNNPAAAAVTHVLHNKRDFPSVTGVDGLLVLSLGNGPLSSPANLKLRNDGYCYPSSVVGIVVDGVSETVDQMLGNAFCWNPNDYVRVQATGYASGGVGTEIEEALEERGVESLPFGGKRLLTETNGQRIGGLVQRLVATGRSSVPPSPCKETAVSPLRNGR from the exons ATGGAGTTCAGTAAGATGACGCTGGAAATCTTCTCGAAGTTAGAGCAGAAATGGCTGTATCATTATGAAGGAAAGAAGACTCGTATTCTCAGTATTGACGGCGGTGGAACCGCCGGCATTGTTTCCGGTGCGGCATTGATCCATCTGGAAAACCAGATCTGTGCCAAAACTGGTGATCCTCACGTTCGAATTCCTGATTTCTTCGACATTATCGCCGGTACTGGAGTAGGTGCTATTTTCGCCGCAATGCTTGTTGTTGATGGAGGCGACGGTCGTCCGTTATTCACGGCGAAGGATGCAGTCAAGTTCGTAACGGATAATCAGTCGCGGCTGTTTAAGGTGAAGAACGTCGGCGTTTTCCGCCGTAAGAGGAGGTTTTCAGGGAAGAGTATGGATAAGGTGTTGAAGGAAGTGTTTAGAAGAGAAGATGGCAAAGTGTTGACGTTGAGGGACACGTGTAAGCCTTTACTTGTTCCTTGCTTTGACCTCAACAGCTCTGCGCCCTTCGTTTTCTCTCGAGCTGATGCTATCGAGTCCCTCAGTTTCGATTTCCAACTATCGAAAGTATGCCGTGCCACGTCAGCTAATCCGTCGATGTTCAAGCCGTTTAATCTTAAGTCCGTTGACGGGAAAACCTCGTGCCTCGCCGTTGACGGCGGTCTTGTCATGAACAACCCTGCCGCTGCAGCCGTCACTCATGTTTTGCACAACAAACGTGATTTTCCTTCCGTCACCGGCGTCGATGGCTTGCTGGTTCTCTCTCTAGGCAACGGTCCATTAAGCTCACCGGCAAACTTGAAACTGCGAAACGACGGCTACTGCTATCCATCTTCTGTCGTAGGAATCGTCGTCGACGGCGTATCTGAAACAGTCGACCAAATGCTCGGCAACGCCTTCTGCTGGAATCCTAATGACTACGTTAGAGTTCAG GCTACCGGCTACGCAAGTGGAGGAGTGGGAACGGAAATTGAGGAAGCGTTGGAAGAAAGAGGAGTGGAGTCATTGCCATTTGGCGGTAAGCGGTTACTGACGGAGACTAATGGACAGAGAATCGGCGGTTTAGTGCAACGCCTTGTTGCTACCGGAAGAAGTAGTGTGCCGCCAAGTCCATGCAAGGAAACTGCCGTCAGTCCTCTTAGAAACGGACGTTAa